The Zingiber officinale cultivar Zhangliang chromosome 2A, Zo_v1.1, whole genome shotgun sequence genomic sequence ttttaatttcataggAGGCAAGAAGTCAGGACCTGAACCTACAGTCTTGGCAACAGCTTTCAAACTCCTTATCCAAGCAACATGGCACTTTTCTATTTcctcattttttttaaagttttatttattcaaGTTTTGCAGTGACTCTTTTTTGGAGCATTGTAACATTATCTTTGACAATTGATGTTATAGTTGTGCATTGAATAAGATCTTtagtctctctctctctatatatgatTAAAATAAGTTCTTTTGGGTGCTAATAAtgtgttaatttttctttaaccAAATATATTATAGTATTTGTTGATTAAATTGTCATATAATTGTTGTTTCCATTTCTAGGATATTGGCAAATTCAAAACCTTGTCCTAAGTGCAAACGCCCAATTGAGAAAAATCAAGGATGCATGCATATTACATGTACACCTCCTTGTAAATTCGAGTTTTGCTGGTAAAATCTTATATATTCACAAATTTAATATGCTCCTAATTTGGTTGTTCTACTAGTCCTTTTCTGTTGCATAATAACTGTCCTTGTAGGCTGTGTCTTGGTCCATGGTCAGAACATGGGGAAAGGACTGGTGGCTTTTACGCCTGTAATCGCTATGAAGCTGCAAAGCAGGAAGGAGCGGTATAGGTTTACTTGCTTTATCATTATGAGATAGCTTTCACAATCTTGACAATCTGGATTTCCTTCTTTTTTTAGTATGATGAAtctgaaagaagaagagaaatggcTAAAAATTCTCTGGAAAGATATACTCATTACTATGAACGATGGGCAACTAATCAGTCAGTATGTGACCTTTCAACCCTTCATTCATTTTCATTACTTAACTCTTCTATTTTTGAAATATCAGTGGTTTGGACATTTGATTTACTTACAAACTATCAGTTGCTGACACTGATAATTAGTTGAGATAGTGCCTCGCATATTTACTTGTTAAAATaccttgaatttttaaattcagGTCTTAGTTAAATAGCAATGATTTTGATAGCACTTCTTTCTACACTATGCTATTCTGGAAACTTAAAGACTTGATAATATGGATAAGTAAGATACACACACTCCTAGCAAGAAGAGGGAAACAGGTAATTTAAAGTGAGCAAACAAATTTGATCTCATTAATACATATAGAATTTTGTGGAAATACTGTTTTTTTTGGAGGGGGAGTGCATATCTTTTGAGACCATCAAACCTGATTTTATAGATAAATACAAAACTTTTGAGTAGTGTATTTGATGAAGCCATAAAGGGTGAGTTCTGTATCAATAGAGATCCTCACTTCCATATCGGTTAAAAAGACAAAATAGTTAATTTGTGTTTACACTAAAAAGAAATGAGAACAGAAGACGAGAAACACTAACAATTTTTATTTAGAGAAGACGATTCTACCTTATCGTGACATGATTATGCTGATTATGGTGAGTAGATGAAATGATAAAAAGAGAGGTGGGAAGACCAATGGAACATCAACAAAGAGGAGTGACAATGAGATGTATCCAATCCTACATTATTTATACTCTAGTTATAATCATTATTTGAAGTGGATGGTTTTTATCGTTATGGCATGGaactagggatgtaaacgagccgaacagtattaggcttgagctcgaatcgagcttttatcacaaggctcgagctcggctcgttttagaattatcaagctcgtgaactgttcgagttcggctcgttattagctcgattatcaaagttaacgagtctaactcgttaagcgagctcgggctcgtttttGGGCTCGTTTAGAGttcattttttggctcattttaaagttCGTTTTAGATCTCGTTTTTTTggttcgttttagagctcgttttttggctcggtttaaggctcgtttttttggctcgcgagtcTATAAACGaatatgttcgcgagctcacgagccgaatatccttacgCTCGAGCTCGACTTGATAAAACTGTCGAgttcgaaatcgagctcgagctcgagctcggctcgataagataaacgaacgaactcgaacgagctttttatcgaatcgagctccgaatagctcgcaaaccgtttggttcatttacatccctacatgGAACTGACATTGGTACCCTATTGACATAACGTAAATGATGAAGGCTATCGGGGAGGGTGATCGATGAGAGATCAGTAGTGGCGGTGAGGCGGCGACCACTTTGGATAGGTACGATAATATTTGTATAATTCAAGGAGAGGGGAGATACTGGCTGTGGACGACAAAAATCACATTCGTTTCCAACTAGCAACGCGAGTGGGAGGATGGACTAGGCGGAATTGCAagcagaagaaaggaaaagaagaagagttttaataaaaatttaatataatgatcttaattaaaatcattatattaaataaaatataaatttatatgttACAATCAATGTTATATATCTAATATATTAGAGCTATATAAAAGTATTATATtagttaattatatatatttattatatgttatttagattatatatatatatgtaaactataatatttaatatataacaacaaccaagtcttattctACTAAGTGAGATCTGTTGGGTTTGTGGATgcgtattttaaaaatttattttaaaacaagcAGTGGAAGCGtaataatttcctaaattattaccaCACACGTATACATATACATGATACACACATGCACAAGACACAACCATAGATCAAAATTACTTTGTTAGAAGATGTATGAGTTCGTAATCGAACTTTGTAGAGAGCGTTTGCTAGCCTTTATTGGAATGCTAGCCTTCATTGGAATCAACGAGCAAGCCTAATGAGGCAAGACTTGCCTATACTTGTATCCACACTGAGTTATCCTCAAGGCTACTTCGCTAAGTCACGGGTTGTGTCTCCGCTTTGGTACTAGCCAAAGGTGAGAGACGAAGTGATCCGAGAGAGGGATCAGTACCCGGCGGCACAAGGCAACCCGATGGTACAAATTTAGGTGAACAGCAGTTGCTGCTGTTCGGAGCCAAAAACCCTGCTGCCAATGAGGGACAGCAGGTCCAACGACAACAAGGTTCTGGTGACACAACCTTTGCTGGCCGGAACAACACCTTTGGGTGGCGGAATTGGGCTGCCAGTGGCGGAACAATAGTTGTTGGGCGGCAGCATCTTCTCTTGGTCGGAGCAGCAGTTGGCCGACCAGAACAGCCCCTTTCGCAGAGGAGCAGGGCTGCAGCCTTGCTGCCGGAACAGCACCACCGCCGGCAACAACAGTTGCTGGCCGGTGGCAGGAGAACAACaactcatcttctcttggacGGCAGCAGCTTGGAGATCTGGCCAACACTTTAGCCGGAGCTTGCTTGTGCGGCTATAGCAAGGAGGTCTGGTCAACTCTTTGGCCGGAGCTTGCTTGGTCGGCGGTTGCATAAGAAGGCGGTGGCACCTTCTTGTTGGGCGGTggcaaggagagggagagaagagagaagaggaagagaaggaaaacCTAATCAAATTAGGTTAACAACAATATTTAGGAAATTACAATCAATTAATTGATTGTCTTCCTAATATGTAGATATTCAATTTCCTAGTTTAGTAGATATATACTCTATATATTAGGATGTAATTTTTTTCCTTGAGtaagaagaaaaaaaggaagatcatCAATTTCTTCAGGGTATCAGAGCAATAGTTCCTCATTCGTTCTTTTTCTgggcaattttttttttcctttcgttccttttattttttggtaGCATGGCGTCTCCCTCGACTTTCTCGGAAGTGACTTCTAAATCAGAGTCCACTCTTACGGTTTCCACCATTCTCGATTTTTCTCCACACCTTGTTATCAATCACAAACTGAATGGCAAAAACTTTTTGCAATGGTCCTAGCCTGTGTTCATGTTCGTGTGTGGCAGAGGCAAGGATGGACATCTCACTGGTGAAATCGTTGCTCTAGAGGCCATAGATCCAAAATTTCGCTCATGGAAGACTGATAATCATCTAGTTATGTCGTGGTTAATAAACTCTATGACCATTGAAGTTGGAGAGAATTTTCTGCTTCATAAAACAACCAAGGAGATAGGGGATGCTGCTCGTGAGACTTATTCTAGCATAGAGAATACCTTAGAAGTATTTGAGGTTGAGACATGGCTATACAATCTGAAGCAGGGAGACCTGAATGTGACGCAATACTTTAACCTGCTTACTCGCTGCTGGTTGCAATTGGATTTGTATGAGACATCCGTGGAAGTGTGCTAATGATTCATCCGTCTATCGGGAGATTGTTGAACAAAACGGATTATAAGGTTTCTTCTTGACCTGAATAGAGACTTAGATGAAGTCAGGCAGATAGTTATGGTGATGAAACCCTTTCCCACCATTTGGGAAGCTTTTGTGAAAGCAGGAAGAAATTAATGTTGCTCGAAACCACAATCACCGTTGAAGGTTCAGCCGTATTTACTCGTAGCCCTTCATAGAACAATAGGGTTGGAAAAGGCCATCGATGGTGTGATTATTGTAAAAAACCTGGACACGTGAAGGCGACTTGTTGGAAGTTGATGGAAGACCCACTGATTGGAAGTCCTCCAATCATCAGGATAGAGATTCTCGTGCCAATGCTGCTACATCAAGAGAAACGAGTGCAGAAAATATTTCGTTTACAAGGGAGCAAATTGAAGCACTACAAAAGATGTTTAGTCAGACTCCCGGTTCCAATAAAAAATCTGCTTCTCCGGTCGAGCAACATACTCGCTTTTTTGCACATAAAGGTATTCCGCCTCCTGATTTTGTGTTTGGACTGATTAGCCAATGATGTGGATTGTTGCATGACGGGAGATTCCAGCATTCTCACGAACTTTCAACCTTGTTCTAGTCACTAAGGAGTAAAAATTGAAGATGGCATAATTTCTCCAGTCGCAGAaagaaatttatatatattaCATAAGACTCACATCTTTCATCTGTGTTTTTTGTTCCAAAGTTGAATTGCCATTTACTTTCTATCAGTCAGATCACTCGGGATCTAAATTGCTTCGCTAAGTTTCATTCCAATTCTTGTGTTTTTTTAGGCAGTGGATTCAAGGAAGGTGATTGGTGGTGCTAATATGCACGGAGGACTTTATTTGCTCAAACAAAAGAACCTCCCAAGTAGACAAGTTCATCAATCAAGTTGTGATTTCGAGTTAAGTCCAAAGTCCGTCAAGTTTACTTCTAATTCCGTGTTTGTTCCCAATTCTAAGTCTATCCGAGTAGAGAGTCAAGTCATGTTGTGACACTATCGCCTTGGTCATCCAAACTTTGCTTATATTAAAAATTGTTCTCTCATTTGTTTATCAATAAGGATTTAAGTTATTATCAGTGTGATATTTGTCAATTAGCAAAGCATACATGACATGTATACTCAAGTTTACCATATAAACCGTCACATCCATTTTCAGTCATTTATAGTGATATTTGGGGGCCATCATGTGTGAAAAATATCAATGAGGCTCGGTGGCTTGTAATATTTATCGATGATCACACAAGAACCATGTGGACATTTCtcatgaaagaaaaatctgaAACAACCATAATTCTTCAATCCTTTTATACCATGATTTCAACCCAGTTTAGAAGTCAAATCTAAGTTCTCAAAACTGATAACGCAAAGGACTATTTCAACTCCATTCTCGATCCTTGTCAAAACATGGAATTGTTCATATAAGTTTTTGTGTAGACACTTCACAACAGAACGGAGTGGCTGAACGGAAAAATAGACACTTGCTTGAAGTCGTCTGTGCTAATATGTTTACTAATAATGTTCCTAAACATTTTTGGGGGGAGGCTGTACTTGCAGCCACTTATCTCATCAATCGGATGCCAAGTCATGTTTTAAAATTCCAAACATCTCATCATGTTCTCACCACATCCTCAAATTCTTGCTTTCACCTCTAATCTTCCTCTTCGGATAGTTGGGTGCACCACCTTCGTCCACATTCATCATAGTCATCGTACCAAACTCGATCCAAAATCACTCTTGTATTTTTTTTAGGGTACTCTTCTCATCAAAAAGATTATAAACGTTATTCTCCTATTACCAGGAAAGTCTACAATTCCATGGATGTTACCTTTTTCGAGAGTCAATCCTACTTTCCTAAATTCGACATTCAGGAGAAGAACAATTCCAAAGAATATCAGATTTGGGATCTACTTCAAGATACTTAATTAGTTTTTATTCCATTCGATCAGCCTTTAAATTCTTGTACTACACTTGATTCCAGTGCTACTCCTTTGGATTCTAGTACTACTCCTGTCCTTGCACCTTTTCAAATTGTCTCTGTCACTATAGAAGCGTAAAATCCGTTGCATCTTGATACCAATAACACTGAGCTTCGTGTCTACAGAAGGAGAACAACCAAGCAAATGGGAGAACTTCTGTAAACTCAACACTCTTAAACACAAAAACCAAATCCCACTGTATCTGACACTCACGATGGTATGGATTCCTCTCCTCATTATACTCCTGCTCCTATAATTGATGATTCAGATTTGCCCATTGTTCATAGGAAAGGGATCTGTGGATGCATTGAACATCCAATTCAAAGATATGTTGCATATGGAAAGTTGTCTCCATACAAGGCATTTGCCACAAATCCGGACAGTGTTAAAGTGTCCCTATCTATTCAGGAGGCTCTCATAAGACCAGAATGGAAGAAAGCGGTAGAAGAAGAGGTTCGGGCCTTAGAAAACAACAACACTTGGGTCTTGACAATATTACCACCTAGGAAAAATCCGGttgggtgtaagtggattttACTGTCAAGTACAAAGCTGATGGGAGTATAAACAGGTTCAAGGCAAGACTTGTGGCTAAGGGGTTTACTCAATCCTACGGAATTGACTATCAAGAAATCTTCACACTAGTGGCCAAACTAAACACAGTTCGAGTGTATTGTCCTTAGCAGTAAATTGAGATTGACCATTATATCAACTTGATGTCAAGAATGTATTCTTGAATGGAGATCTCGAAGAGGAAGTCTACATGATCATACCTCCTGACTAGAAAATAGGTCAAACTGAAACTGGGTGTGCAAATTAAAGAAGTCATTGTATGACTTAAAGCAGTCTCCTCGCGCATGGTTTGAGAGATTTGCTAAGACTTTGACAGCCAATGGGTATTTAGACAGATCACACATTGTTTGTTAAAGGTGGGTCATGAGGAAAAATGACAATTCTTATAGTCTATGTGGATGATATCACCCTTATTGGAGATGATTTAGAGGAAATTCTTAGGATGAAAAAATTGCTGGCAACCAAATTCGAAATCAAAGACCTCGGGGCAGAGGTGGCTCGATCAAAGGAGGGTATTGTTATATCACAAAGTATATACTGAACTTGTTGAACGAAATCGGTTTTCTTGGCTGCAAACTTGCTGATACACCTATGGATTCTACAAAGAAACTGAATTGAAGTGAAGAAAGCACGCCAGTTGACAAGGGTAGGTATCAAAGGCTGGTTGGAAAGCTCATTTATCTATCACACACTCGACCCGATATTGCTTCTTCGGTGAGTGTAGTCAACCAACATATGAATAATCCAACTAAGGATCATTTAGATGCAGTTACCAGAATTTTGAGATATTTGAAGATAACACTTGGTCATGGATTACTCTTCAAAAAGAGTAAATGCCGTGTAGTTGAGATTTACACAAATGCAAGTTGGGCAGGAGAACAGACTGATAAAAGGTCAACTACTGGTTAGTGCTCTTATGTTTGGGGGAATCTTGTCACTCGAAGGAGCAAGAAATAGGCTTTGGTTTCTCGCAGCAGTGCAGAATCGGAATATCGAGCTCTTGCTCTTGGTATATGCGAAGGAATGTGGTTACAAAGATTGCTAAGGGAACTCAATATTGAAGTTCAAGCCCTGGTGAAGATGTTTACTAGGCAGCCATCTATATAgctaaaaatccagtgcatcatgaTAGGATGACACATATCGACATTGATTGTCATTTTATCTCTAAAAAGGTCAACACAGGAATCATTTAGCTTAGCAACATTCCTACAAGACACCTGATGTCCTCACCAAGGCACTTCCAAGAGTCAGTTTTGATGAGTTGAATTccaagtttgattttttttaacatatataACTCAGCTTGAGGGAGAGTGTAGAAATAGGAGATTTAGTTTCTATATTTAAAAaagatttaatatttatttattttttattagtaCCGAATTTAGGAAATTACAATCAACTACTTGATTGTCTTCCTAATTTGTAGATATTCAATTTCCTAGTTTAGTAGATATATACTCTATATATTAGGATGTAAATTTTTTCCTTTAGTaagaagaaaaaaggaagatCATCAATTTCTTCAAAAACATTTGGGTTAGATGTGGAGAAGAATATAATTTCTTATGCCAGGCTTCTTAAATTTACTGGGTGCGTGACAACTTGAATTTTTTCATTAGTCAATATAATCTCTCCTAACATTGGTGTGTATCTCTTGGATACTTGCTGGAAGACTCTAGCTAACTTGGATAAATTGGAATTGTTGGGTAAAATAATTAAGATGATGCTCTTTAAGTTCATACATGGCCTTGAATGTACTTCAACCAAAAATGATTTACTAAATTGTGAATTGTTGTAAGTAAATTCCTTAAGTGGCAAAATTGAATCTTAAACATACTTTTTTGCCGACTAGCACCTAAGGTTCCTAAAATGATCTGGGATTGCTCATCAGTTTGTGGGTGGAAGACAAATGAAAACTTGAGTTGTGTCCAAGTAACTTCTATAAGGCTTTCCAAAAGGAATTTTACATCCTTATTTGAAATTTTAGATGTAGTAACCTATGCAGTCTATctctttaaaaaataaactagGTTATCAGTGATTCATCATTGGCCTTACTACAAATGAAAACTTGAGTTGGGTTCCAAATATAACTTCTATAGGCCTTTCCAAAAATAGCTAAGAAATTTTATGTCCCTATTTGAAACTATAGATATAAGTAATCTATGTTGTCTATCTTTGTAAAAACTAACCTAGGTTGTCTATTATTAATCAGTGGCCTTATTACATGGAATAAAATGTGTCATATTCAAAAATTAGTCTACCATTATTAATATAGAGTGGTGGCTTTGATTAGTCCAGACTACCACTATTAAGATAGGGTCGTGGCTTCGGTTAGTATGAGGTAAACTTAAAACGGAGTCTATGTTAATGTCTTTATGTCTTTTCAGGGTTTATATGAAATTGGATGACGCGGAAAGACCCGTGGTTTGCTTAATTGTGTTGACCATCTAACACATGACACTATGGTACAATTCGGATAATATCTTTTCATAATGAGGGCCAAGGGAATCAATTTAGAACAATGAAAATGGTCTTATTTTTCCTAAAATGTTTGGCTAGGCCACTTGTTTTTATTTCCTAAATAAGAAAGTGTCTAAGTAATGTCCTAAGAATGCATAATTTTGCATTGCTAAATAAGTAATCATTTTTCATCACAAAGTCAACCAAGTCTTGATGGCTCCTGTCACACACATCTCGGAAGATGACAATTGGCATTCTCTTCCGGTGCTCAAATTCATTGTGTGCAAAGAGGCTATTAGACCACTTAGTGCATTCGCGGGTTTATTATTCACAccaaattgatatttaaagacAAAGGTATATTCTTGAAGGAATTCAATCCACCTGTTATATTTGGTACTTAGGTTCCTTTGGGATTTAATGAAATTTATAATTAGAATATAAGGTGAATATATTAGGAATAGGTAATAATGCCAATGTCTAAGTGTACAAAGCGTAAAACTTGTCATTATTGGTTGAATACCATTTTTGAATTTTGTTTAAAGTTTTTCACCAAAAATACAATTGGATATCAGGTTCCTCCTACTCTAGTTAGGACGCTTCAACAGGTTTATAGAGATTGGGATGTCTAAGAACAAGGGGCTAAGTCATCCCTTCCTTAATCTTCCTAAAGACTACCAATGGGATCTAATGCCTTCTTAAGATATGTTTTTATAAGATCTATAGTATTGCTAAATGTTGGTGTTGCGGAAGCGGTTTAGATCGCTAGAGGGGAAGAGTGAATAGTGTAGCTGCAATTAATATTTCTCTTGCTAATGGCTTAGCAAGGACACACATTAAACGATAAAAACAAGCAAAGACAAGGGGACATAGAGATAGTTTAGCTCTAATATTAATTAATGTAGCACCAACTAATTGTGATGCCAAAAACTCATGGAATAGGTTTCGGGACATGAACAAAAAAGTCAGGGGAGAATCACACTGAGACCAAACCAGGATTTTagctctaatatcaattgatgcAGCACAAACTAATCATGATGCCAAACCACTTTGAACTCACAACTTACAGAGAGAAAAATATTATTAAGCTCAGATCCTCTGAC encodes the following:
- the LOC122041059 gene encoding probable E3 ubiquitin-protein ligase ARI8, translated to MLRCPDPSCGAAVGQDMIDLLASHEDKEKYSRYLLRSYIEDNRKTKWCPAPGCEFAVEYVIGSGIYDICCNCSYGFCWNCTEEAHRPVDCDTVAKWILKNSAESENMNWILANSKPCPKCKRPIEKNQGCMHITCTPPCKFEFCWLCLGPWSEHGERTGGFYACNRYEAAKQEGAYDESERRREMAKNSLERYTHYYERWATNQSVCDLSTLHSFSLLNSSIFEISVVWTFDLLTNYQLLTLIIS